In Sphingomonas sp. SORGH_AS_0950, the following are encoded in one genomic region:
- a CDS encoding hydrolase yields MERLTPIERDAVASAAAYPMLPLVEQWAAINSGTRNLPGLAIMADRLAERFGTLPGTLTLVDPDRVERVGADGRLAPLDHGRHLHLSVRRHAPVQMLFTGHMDTVYPADHPFQVVTRLDANRIGGPGVADMKGGLAVLLAALQAVEASPLAERFGYDVLINSDEETGSASSAALIARVAAGKVAALTYEPALPDGTLAGARGGTGNFTIVVRGRSAHAGRNPEEGRNAIVAAARITLELAQLGSDDITVNPARIDGGGPNNVVPDLAMLHVNFRPRALAAIERTGPAMQAIAERIAAEHDVGVAVHGSFNRPPKPIDDGAARLFETVRAAGGDLGLTIGWRDTGGVCDGNNIAAAGVPVVDTMGVRGGAIHSAEEYMLIDSLAERAGLSALTILRIIGAA; encoded by the coding sequence ATGGAGAGACTGACACCCATCGAACGCGACGCCGTGGCATCCGCCGCCGCCTATCCGATGCTGCCGCTGGTCGAGCAATGGGCCGCGATCAACAGCGGCACGCGCAACCTGCCCGGACTGGCGATCATGGCCGATCGGCTGGCGGAGCGATTCGGCACCCTGCCCGGCACGCTGACCCTGGTCGATCCCGACCGGGTCGAGCGGGTCGGCGCGGACGGGCGGCTCGCCCCCCTCGACCATGGCCGCCACCTGCATCTCTCGGTCCGTCGCCACGCACCGGTGCAGATGCTGTTCACCGGTCATATGGACACCGTCTATCCGGCCGATCACCCCTTTCAGGTGGTGACGCGGCTCGACGCCAACCGCATCGGCGGGCCCGGCGTCGCCGACATGAAGGGCGGGCTGGCGGTCCTGCTCGCCGCGCTCCAGGCGGTGGAGGCGAGCCCGCTGGCCGAACGGTTCGGCTATGACGTCCTCATCAACTCCGACGAAGAGACCGGCTCCGCATCGTCGGCGGCGCTGATCGCGCGGGTCGCGGCGGGCAAGGTCGCCGCGCTGACCTATGAACCCGCGCTGCCCGACGGGACGCTGGCGGGGGCGCGCGGCGGCACCGGCAACTTCACCATCGTCGTGCGCGGGCGCAGCGCCCATGCGGGCCGTAATCCCGAGGAAGGGCGCAACGCCATCGTCGCCGCCGCACGGATCACGCTGGAACTGGCGCAGTTGGGCTCGGACGACATCACCGTCAATCCGGCGCGGATCGATGGCGGCGGGCCGAACAATGTCGTCCCCGACCTCGCCATGCTCCACGTCAATTTCCGCCCCCGCGCGCTCGCCGCGATCGAGCGGACCGGCCCCGCGATGCAGGCCATTGCCGAGCGGATCGCCGCCGAGCATGACGTGGGCGTGGCGGTGCATGGCAGCTTCAACCGTCCGCCCAAACCCATTGACGACGGTGCGGCCCGGCTGTTCGAGACGGTGCGCGCGGCGGGCGGCGATCTGGGCCTGACCATCGGCTGGCGCGACACGGGCGGGGTGTGCGACGGCAACAACATCGCCGCGGCCGGGGTGCCGGTGGTCGACACCATGGGCGTGCGCGGCGGCGCGATCCACTCGGCAGAGGAATATATGCTGATCGACAGCCTGGCCGAACGCGCGGGCTTGTCGGCGCTGACCATCCTGCGCATCATCGGTGCCGCATGA
- a CDS encoding N-succinylarginine dihydrolase yields the protein MLREINFDGIIGPSHNYAGLSHGNLAATRNAGKTSHPRAAALQGIAKMRANLDLGLVQGILLPHPRPDHGWLGRLATDYDAASPVLKAQALSASAMWAANAATVSPAPDTRDGRCHLTVANLLTMPHRSHEWPATLAQLKLIFADPAFVVHSPVPAPFGDEGAANHMRLCSGHDHPGVEIFVYGESGGPFPARQHRQACEAVARAHRLSPDRVLFARQSDAAIAAGAFHNDVVAVANERVLFAHEQAFADRESLHADLRTLMPDVEIVEVPAARVSLEDAITSYLFNAQLVTPPDGQPTLILPQEARDNVAVWSWLQEHVAGNGPIRRLEVVNVRESMANGGGPACLRLRVVADPATIDPRFLVDHAALDRIAAVVEAHWPEAIDPTGIADPRLVAQVEGARRALLESLDCLILAAG from the coding sequence ATGCTGAGAGAGATCAACTTCGACGGCATCATCGGGCCGAGCCACAATTATGCGGGGCTCAGCCATGGCAATCTCGCCGCGACCCGCAATGCGGGCAAGACCTCACACCCCCGCGCCGCCGCGCTTCAGGGGATCGCCAAGATGCGCGCGAATCTCGACCTGGGACTGGTGCAGGGCATCCTCCTGCCGCATCCCCGGCCCGATCATGGCTGGCTCGGGCGGTTGGCCACCGACTATGACGCCGCTTCGCCCGTCCTGAAGGCGCAGGCGCTGTCCGCCTCGGCGATGTGGGCGGCCAATGCGGCAACCGTCTCGCCCGCGCCCGACACGCGCGACGGACGATGCCACCTGACCGTCGCCAACCTGCTGACCATGCCGCATCGCAGCCACGAATGGCCCGCGACGCTGGCACAGCTCAAGCTGATCTTCGCCGATCCCGCCTTCGTGGTCCATTCGCCGGTCCCCGCCCCGTTCGGCGACGAGGGCGCGGCCAACCATATGCGGCTGTGCAGCGGCCACGATCATCCCGGTGTCGAGATCTTCGTCTATGGCGAGAGCGGCGGCCCCTTCCCGGCACGCCAGCACCGTCAGGCGTGCGAGGCCGTGGCACGCGCGCATCGCCTGTCGCCCGACCGGGTGCTGTTCGCGCGCCAGTCGGATGCCGCCATCGCGGCGGGCGCCTTCCACAACGATGTCGTCGCGGTCGCCAATGAGCGCGTGCTGTTCGCGCATGAACAGGCCTTTGCCGATCGGGAGAGCCTCCACGCCGACCTGCGCACCTTGATGCCCGATGTCGAGATCGTCGAGGTGCCCGCCGCGCGGGTCAGCCTGGAGGATGCCATCACCTCCTATCTGTTCAACGCGCAGCTCGTCACGCCGCCGGACGGCCAGCCCACGCTGATCCTGCCGCAGGAGGCGCGCGACAATGTCGCCGTCTGGTCCTGGCTTCAGGAGCATGTCGCGGGCAATGGCCCGATCCGGCGGCTGGAGGTGGTGAACGTCCGCGAATCGATGGCCAATGGCGGCGGCCCCGCCTGTCTGCGGCTGCGCGTCGTCGCCGACCCGGCCACCATCGACCCGCGCTTCCTGGTGGATCATGCCGCGCTCGACCGGATCGCCGCCGTCGTCGAGGCGCATTGGCCCGAGGCGATCGATCCGACCGGGATCGCCGATCCCCGCCTGGTCGCACAGGTCGAGGGAGCCCGGCGCGCACTGCTGGAATCGCTCGACTGTCTCATATTGGCCGCCGGTTGA
- a CDS encoding deoxyribodipyrimidine photo-lyase: MTSPHIVWFRQDLRLHDQPALLEAAQAGPVIPVYILDDETPGDWRIGGAQRWWLHHSLTSLGGDLEALGSRLILRRGSAVAAIRALVEETGAAQVHAIRHYEPWWRAAEDELSDVLTLHDGNHLARPECVTTGGGKPFRIYSAFWKGLQGHMPPAHPLDAPDRLDAPEAWPKGEALAEWKLLPTRPDWSTGFGEDWEPGEAAARERMADFGAKASAYDTARNMPSEEGSSRLSPHLHFGEVSPRAVWHSLDRHGDTETFRKELAWRDFTDGVVMALPDYADRNGREAFDRLPWRTGKAAEADLKAWQTGRTGYPIVDAGMRQLWTTGWMHNRVRMIAASFLIKHLLIDWREGERWFWDCLVDADYGNNSVNWQWVAGTGIDANMFGRIMAPLSQSEKFDAGDYIREWVPELRDLSDAVIHDPEEAGRRPKGYPAKIIGHREGRERALAAGKAVRV; this comes from the coding sequence ATGACATCCCCGCATATCGTCTGGTTTCGCCAGGACCTCCGCCTTCACGATCAGCCCGCGCTTCTGGAGGCGGCGCAGGCGGGGCCGGTCATCCCGGTCTATATCCTGGACGACGAGACGCCCGGCGACTGGCGGATCGGCGGCGCGCAGCGCTGGTGGCTGCACCACAGCCTCACCTCGCTGGGCGGGGATCTGGAGGCGCTGGGCAGTCGTCTGATCCTGCGGCGCGGGTCGGCGGTCGCGGCGATCCGCGCGCTGGTCGAGGAGACGGGCGCCGCGCAGGTCCATGCCATCCGCCATTACGAACCCTGGTGGCGCGCGGCGGAGGACGAACTGAGCGACGTGCTGACCCTGCATGACGGCAATCACCTGGCCCGCCCCGAATGCGTGACGACGGGCGGGGGCAAGCCGTTCCGCATCTATTCGGCCTTTTGGAAGGGCTTGCAGGGCCATATGCCGCCCGCCCATCCGCTCGACGCGCCCGACCGGCTGGATGCGCCGGAGGCATGGCCCAAGGGCGAGGCGCTGGCCGAGTGGAAGCTGCTGCCGACCAGGCCCGACTGGTCGACCGGCTTCGGCGAGGACTGGGAACCGGGCGAGGCGGCCGCGCGCGAGCGGATGGCGGATTTCGGGGCCAAGGCCTCGGCCTATGACACCGCGCGCAACATGCCGTCCGAGGAGGGAAGCTCGCGCCTGTCGCCGCATCTGCATTTCGGCGAAGTGTCGCCGCGCGCGGTCTGGCACTCGCTCGACCGGCATGGCGATACCGAAACGTTCCGCAAGGAACTGGCGTGGCGCGACTTCACCGATGGCGTGGTGATGGCGCTGCCCGATTATGCCGATCGCAACGGGCGCGAGGCGTTCGATCGCCTGCCCTGGCGCACGGGCAAGGCGGCGGAGGCCGACCTCAAGGCGTGGCAGACCGGCAGGACCGGCTATCCCATCGTCGATGCCGGGATGCGCCAGCTCTGGACGACCGGATGGATGCACAACCGGGTGCGGATGATCGCCGCCTCCTTTCTGATCAAGCATCTGCTGATCGACTGGCGCGAAGGCGAACGCTGGTTCTGGGACTGTCTGGTCGATGCCGATTACGGTAATAATTCTGTGAACTGGCAATGGGTGGCGGGGACCGGGATCGACGCCAATATGTTCGGCCGGATCATGGCGCCGCTCAGCCAGTCGGAGAAGTTCGATGCGGGGGATTATATCCGGGAATGGGTGCCGGAGTTGCGCGACCTGTCCGATGCGGTGATCCATGATCCCGAAGAGGCGGGACGGCGACCCAAGGGCTATCCGGCCAAGATCATCGGGCATCGTGAGGGGCGCGAGCGGGCGCTGGCGGCGGGGAAGGCTGTGCGGGTATAG
- a CDS encoding alpha/beta hydrolase, whose product MTRDRRAPAPLPELRADVARFLGYYNRLPGPPQHELGPEGARQMMRAARDLTDPPVGPLGTDRAFTIDGPAGPIPARRFDPREERAPGPVVLFCHGGGFVIGDIYTHASLAAAMARRLDLPVVSVDYRLAPEHPWPAAPEDCEAAARWLAGQPGTTGLIVTGDSAGGTLATVTAMALRDRPAAVPVIAQGLLYPATDMGRAHPSLRDFAEGHFLTRAMLDWFVACYAADLGDVRAAPMRGDLTAMPPAVIVTAECDPIRDQGRAYAAALARAGVPVTFREARGTIHGFATLRKAIPSGVADLTGFLLALRALIAEAMGHSEMGQQP is encoded by the coding sequence ATGACCCGCGATAGGAGGGCCCCGGCCCCGTTGCCCGAACTGCGCGCCGATGTCGCCCGCTTCCTCGGCTATTACAACCGCCTGCCCGGCCCGCCGCAGCATGAACTGGGACCCGAGGGGGCGCGACAGATGATGCGCGCGGCGCGCGACCTGACCGATCCGCCGGTCGGGCCGCTCGGCACCGATCGCGCCTTCACGATAGACGGACCGGCAGGTCCGATCCCGGCGCGGCGGTTCGATCCGCGCGAGGAGCGCGCGCCCGGCCCGGTCGTGCTGTTCTGCCATGGCGGCGGCTTCGTCATCGGCGACATTTATACCCATGCCTCGCTGGCGGCCGCGATGGCGCGGCGGCTCGACCTGCCGGTCGTGTCGGTCGATTACCGCCTCGCCCCCGAACATCCCTGGCCCGCCGCGCCCGAGGATTGCGAGGCCGCCGCGCGCTGGCTGGCGGGACAGCCGGGTACGACCGGGTTGATCGTCACCGGCGACAGCGCGGGCGGGACGCTCGCCACCGTCACCGCCATGGCGCTGCGCGACCGGCCCGCCGCCGTGCCGGTGATCGCGCAGGGGCTGCTCTACCCCGCGACCGACATGGGCCGCGCGCATCCGTCCTTGCGCGATTTCGCCGAGGGGCATTTCCTGACGCGCGCGATGCTGGACTGGTTCGTCGCCTGCTATGCCGCCGATCTGGGCGATGTCCGCGCCGCCCCGATGCGCGGCGACCTGACCGCCATGCCGCCCGCCGTCATCGTCACCGCCGAGTGCGATCCGATCCGCGATCAGGGCCGCGCCTATGCCGCCGCACTGGCGCGCGCGGGCGTGCCGGTCACCTTCCGCGAGGCGCGGGGCACGATCCACGGCTTTGCGACGCTCCGCAAGGCGATCCCCTCCGGCGTTGCCGACCTGACCGGATTTCTGCTTGCGTTGCGCGCACTGATCGCCGAGGCGATGGGGCATAGCGAAATGGGACAACAGCCATGA
- a CDS encoding arginine N-succinyltransferase, which produces MSSFCIRPAVDSDLRHLYEMAKLTGGGFTNLPPDRRALTAKLARSHEAFADDGDGKVKDELFVLMLEDRATGEVRGTCQIFTHVGQKHPFYSYRIGTLTQHSRELERTFRAEMLSLTTDLEGASEVGGLFLHPGERAGGLGLLLARSRYLFMRANRARFADRVLAELRGVIDEAGGSPFWDGLAGRFFGMNFQEADQFNAIHGHQFIADLMPKHPIYTAMLTDTARAAIGLPHPSGRAAMRMLENEGFAFEHYIDIFDGGPTMTARTDQVRTIRDARESRVVAIDAHPGREALVAAGRLTDFRCALAEVRDGDGGIILSEQAANTLDLAVGDTVLHIDR; this is translated from the coding sequence ATGAGCAGCTTCTGCATCCGCCCCGCGGTCGATAGCGACCTTCGCCATTTGTATGAAATGGCCAAGCTGACCGGCGGCGGCTTCACCAACCTGCCCCCCGACCGCCGTGCGCTGACCGCGAAGCTCGCGCGCAGCCATGAGGCCTTTGCGGATGACGGCGACGGCAAGGTCAAGGACGAGCTGTTCGTCCTGATGCTGGAGGACCGCGCGACCGGCGAGGTGCGCGGTACCTGCCAGATCTTCACCCATGTCGGGCAGAAGCATCCCTTCTACAGCTATCGCATCGGCACGCTGACCCAGCATAGCCGCGAGTTGGAGCGCACCTTCCGCGCCGAGATGCTGTCGCTGACCACGGATCTGGAGGGCGCGAGCGAGGTCGGCGGGCTGTTCCTGCATCCCGGCGAGCGCGCGGGCGGGCTGGGCCTGCTGCTCGCGCGCAGTCGCTACCTGTTCATGCGCGCCAACCGGGCGCGCTTCGCCGACCGGGTGCTGGCCGAACTGCGCGGAGTGATCGACGAAGCGGGGGGATCGCCCTTCTGGGACGGGCTGGCGGGGCGCTTCTTCGGGATGAATTTCCAGGAGGCCGACCAGTTCAACGCGATCCACGGCCACCAGTTCATCGCCGACCTGATGCCCAAGCATCCCATCTATACCGCGATGCTGACCGACACCGCGCGCGCCGCGATCGGCCTGCCCCACCCCTCGGGCCGCGCCGCGATGCGGATGCTGGAGAATGAGGGCTTCGCCTTCGAACATTATATCGACATCTTCGACGGCGGCCCGACCATGACCGCGCGGACCGACCAAGTGCGCACCATCCGCGACGCGCGCGAGAGCCGGGTGGTCGCGATCGACGCGCATCCGGGGCGCGAGGCGCTGGTGGCGGCGGGACGGCTGACCGATTTCCGCTGCGCGCTGGCGGAGGTCCGCGACGGGGACGGCGGGATCATCCTGTCCGAACAGGCCGCCAACACGCTCGACCTGGCGGTCGGCGACACCGTCCTGCATATCGATCGGTGA
- a CDS encoding RNA pyrophosphohydrolase translates to MTDLPYRPCAGVILMNRDGRVFVGQRIDSTLEAWQLPQGGIDPGEDADAAGLRELFEETGVTADKVELIARAPRELTYDLPEDMIGKVWKGKWRGQRQIWFLYRFLGEDSDIRIDTEHPEFRAWRWAEPETLPAMIVPFKKALYEELLVVFAAHFTAGHGARAVSAEPPKA, encoded by the coding sequence ATGACCGACCTTCCCTATCGCCCCTGCGCGGGCGTCATCCTGATGAACCGCGATGGCCGGGTCTTTGTCGGCCAGCGGATCGATTCGACGCTGGAGGCGTGGCAGCTGCCGCAGGGCGGGATCGATCCGGGCGAGGATGCCGATGCGGCGGGACTTCGCGAGTTGTTCGAGGAAACCGGCGTCACCGCCGACAAGGTCGAATTGATCGCCAGGGCCCCCCGCGAGCTGACCTATGACCTGCCCGAGGACATGATCGGCAAGGTGTGGAAGGGCAAGTGGCGCGGCCAGCGGCAGATCTGGTTCCTCTATCGCTTTCTGGGCGAGGATAGCGACATCCGCATCGACACCGAGCATCCCGAATTCCGCGCCTGGCGCTGGGCCGAGCCGGAGACGCTGCCCGCGATGATCGTGCCGTTCAAGAAGGCGCTGTACGAGGAACTGCTGGTCGTCTTCGCGGCGCATTTCACCGCAGGGCACGGGGCCCGCGCCGTTTCCGCGGAACCGCCAAAGGCGTAA
- the cysD gene encoding sulfate adenylyltransferase subunit CysD gives MIGLTHLQRLEAESIHILREVVAETERPVMLYSVGKDSAVMLHLAKKAFFPARPPFPLLHVDTTWKFQAMYELRNRAAEAAGMELIVHRNPEAEALGINPFDHGSRHTDMWKTEGLKQALTAGGYDAAFGGARRDEEKSRAKERVFSFRSAAHGWDPKAQRPELWNLYNSRIHKGESIRVFPLSNWTELDIWQYILQEGIEIVPLYFAALRPTVERDGMLLMVDDDRFRLRPGEVPVERSIRFRTLGCYPLTGAVESEAATLSEVIQEMLLTTTSERQGRAIDHDQAASMEKKKREGYF, from the coding sequence ATGATTGGCCTAACCCACCTTCAGCGCCTCGAAGCCGAGAGCATCCACATCCTGCGCGAAGTCGTTGCCGAGACCGAAAGGCCGGTGATGCTCTATTCGGTCGGCAAGGATTCGGCCGTGATGCTCCATCTGGCCAAGAAGGCGTTCTTCCCGGCGCGCCCGCCCTTCCCGCTGCTCCATGTCGACACGACCTGGAAGTTCCAGGCGATGTACGAACTGCGCAACCGTGCCGCCGAGGCGGCGGGTATGGAGCTGATCGTCCACCGCAATCCGGAGGCCGAGGCGCTGGGGATCAACCCCTTCGACCATGGCAGCCGCCACACCGACATGTGGAAGACCGAGGGGTTGAAGCAGGCGCTGACCGCGGGCGGCTATGACGCGGCGTTCGGCGGCGCGCGGCGCGACGAGGAAAAGAGCCGCGCCAAGGAGCGCGTCTTCTCCTTCCGCTCGGCCGCGCATGGCTGGGACCCCAAGGCGCAGCGGCCCGAGCTGTGGAATCTCTATAACAGCCGCATCCACAAGGGGGAGAGCATCCGCGTCTTCCCGCTGTCCAACTGGACCGAACTCGATATCTGGCAGTATATCCTTCAGGAAGGCATCGAGATCGTGCCACTCTATTTCGCCGCCCTCCGCCCGACGGTGGAGCGCGACGGGATGCTGCTGATGGTCGATGACGACCGTTTCCGCCTGCGGCCCGGCGAGGTGCCGGTCGAACGCTCGATCCGCTTCCGCACGCTGGGCTGCTATCCGCTGACCGGCGCGGTCGAGAGCGAGGCGGCGACGCTGTCCGAGGTCATCCAGGAAATGCTGCTGACCACCACCTCGGAGCGTCAGGGGCGCGCGATCGACCATGATCAGGCCGCCAGCATGGAGAAGAAGAAGCGCGAGGGGTATTTCTGA
- a CDS encoding YdiY family protein, whose protein sequence is MKTRLLLIPMALGLLANAEPNDPDPALIPPPIRAMLEAAIASGNETEITTVVKYARNAVPEAADAIDAMADVWRDEKTASRSRTLREATFFDLWHGRVELGGFATTGNSQNLGLTGVLDLTREGLQWRHKLHVQGDYQESFNVTSREHYVASYEPNYKLSANNYVYGAAQYEGDRFLGYFNRFSASAGAGYSAIRKPRMTLDVELGPAFRHTEFTDGRIESALAARGNLNFVWKLTPAMSLTQSASAYLQKFNSTIGTNSALNAKVFGPLSAQISYNVQYESQPPAGRQTTDTITRASVVYSF, encoded by the coding sequence ATGAAGACCCGGCTGTTGCTGATCCCCATGGCGCTCGGCCTGCTGGCCAATGCCGAGCCGAACGATCCCGACCCCGCGCTGATCCCGCCGCCGATCCGTGCCATGCTGGAGGCCGCGATCGCCAGCGGGAACGAGACCGAGATCACCACGGTCGTCAAATATGCCCGCAACGCCGTGCCCGAGGCCGCCGACGCGATCGATGCGATGGCCGATGTGTGGCGCGACGAAAAGACCGCCAGCCGCAGCCGGACGCTGCGCGAGGCGACCTTTTTCGACCTGTGGCATGGCCGCGTCGAACTGGGCGGCTTCGCGACGACGGGCAACAGCCAGAATCTGGGGCTGACCGGCGTACTCGACCTGACGCGCGAGGGGCTGCAATGGCGGCACAAGCTGCACGTCCAGGGCGATTATCAGGAGAGCTTCAACGTCACCAGCCGCGAACATTATGTCGCGTCCTACGAACCCAATTACAAACTCAGCGCCAACAATTACGTTTACGGCGCGGCGCAATATGAAGGCGACCGTTTCCTCGGCTATTTCAACCGCTTCTCGGCTTCGGCGGGTGCGGGTTACAGCGCGATCCGGAAACCCCGCATGACGCTGGACGTCGAACTGGGCCCGGCGTTCCGGCATACCGAGTTCACCGACGGTCGGATCGAAAGCGCGCTGGCGGCGCGCGGCAATCTGAACTTCGTCTGGAAACTGACCCCGGCCATGTCGCTGACCCAGAGCGCCTCGGCCTATCTCCAGAAGTTCAACAGCACGATCGGCACCAATTCGGCGCTCAACGCCAAGGTGTTCGGGCCGCTCTCCGCGCAGATTTCGTATAATGTCCAGTATGAAAGCCAGCCGCCGGCGGGCCGCCAGACGACCGACACGATCACTCGCGCCTCGGTGGTGTACAGCTTCTGA
- a CDS encoding histone deacetylase produces MIHVVHHPSYVTEAPARSTYRWGKNGAIRDLLRAKGDDVAWTEPLPMPRRWLEAVHDPDYVAEVLEARVPPDKTRRIGFPVTEQVAYRAQAVPGGSWTAAMLALEHGFAANTAGGSHHALATMGAGYCVFNDLAIAAVRLVEEGTVERVAIIDCDVHQGDGTAALTAGRPDIVTYSIHAEKNFPARKARSTLDVGLPDGVDDDGYLAELEATLRPFLAEHRPDIILYQAGVDPFVDDRLGRLSLSQAGLVARENLIADLALAHALPLASTVGGGYGDDVMAIAERHVTALMTLGQRLARRPERGEPERDRNVTAA; encoded by the coding sequence ATGATCCATGTCGTCCATCACCCGTCCTATGTGACGGAGGCCCCGGCCCGCTCCACCTATCGCTGGGGCAAGAATGGCGCGATCCGCGACCTGCTGCGCGCGAAGGGGGATGATGTCGCCTGGACCGAGCCGCTGCCGATGCCGCGCCGCTGGCTGGAGGCGGTGCATGATCCCGACTATGTCGCCGAGGTGCTGGAGGCGCGAGTGCCGCCGGACAAGACGCGGCGGATCGGCTTTCCCGTGACCGAACAAGTCGCCTACCGCGCGCAGGCGGTGCCGGGGGGCAGCTGGACGGCGGCGATGCTGGCACTGGAGCACGGTTTTGCCGCCAATACCGCCGGGGGCAGCCATCATGCGCTGGCGACGATGGGGGCGGGCTATTGCGTGTTCAACGACCTCGCCATCGCGGCGGTGCGTCTGGTCGAGGAGGGGACGGTGGAGCGCGTCGCCATCATCGACTGCGACGTGCATCAGGGCGACGGCACGGCGGCGCTGACCGCCGGGCGGCCCGATATCGTCACCTATTCGATCCATGCCGAAAAGAACTTCCCCGCGCGCAAGGCACGCTCGACGCTGGATGTCGGATTGCCCGATGGGGTGGACGATGACGGCTATCTGGCCGAGCTGGAGGCGACGCTGCGCCCGTTCCTCGCCGAGCATCGGCCCGACATCATCTTGTACCAGGCAGGCGTCGATCCCTTTGTCGACGACCGGCTGGGACGCTTGTCGCTCAGCCAGGCGGGGCTGGTCGCGCGCGAAAACCTGATCGCCGACCTGGCGCTGGCGCATGCGCTGCCGCTCGCCAGCACGGTGGGCGGCGGTTATGGCGACGATGTGATGGCCATTGCCGAGCGGCACGTCACCGCGCTCATGACGCTGGGCCAGAGATTGGCGCGGCGACCGGAACGCGGGGAACCGGAACGGGATCGAAACGTAACGGCTGCATGA